The genome window CGTCTCAGTATAAGGGTGCCGGGTCTTGCTATGTCGAATTTGGCGGGGATCGGGTCGGGCGCGTCGATGTGGATTTCTTCTCGGGTCCGAAGCCGACCGGGACCTTTTTTGAACCCTCGCCCGCCCTGGTGGAGGAGAAGCGGTATTTTGGATCGAGCCGGCGCTCCCGCTGGTTCGGGCTCTGACCATGACAAATGTAAGCCCTCTCGGGACGTTCAGAGAGGAATAGTTGTTCGAACAAGGGAAAGGGGGTACTCATGGCTATCCTATCCACAGTTCTCACGACCAAAGAAACGAACGAAATCGATCGTGCCAACAAGTCCGGTTTGCAACCGGTTGTGTTCGTGCACGGACTCTGGCTTCTTTCGAGCAGTTGGGATCGCTGGCGGGCTCTCTTCGAAGAGAAGGGCTTCATCACTCTCGCTCCGGGTTGGCCCGACGACCCCGATACCGTCAAGGAGGCCAAGCAGGATCCGGAGGTTTTTGCCCACAAGCGGATAAAACAGGTTACGGATCACTATGTAAGGGCGATACGCCGGCTCAGAATGAAGCCCGTAGTGATCGGCCATTCTTTTGGCGGGCTGATCGCGCAGAGATTGGCGGGAGAGGGCGTGGCGGCTGTGACCGTCGCGATCGACCCGGCGCCATTCCGTGGAGTTCTTCCCCTGCCGCTCTCAGCTCTCAAGTCAGGATCGGCGGTCCTCGGCAATCCTCTTAACTATACCCGCGCCGTCCCGCTCACGTACGAGCAGTTCCGGTACTCTTTTGCGAACGCGGTGGAGGAAAATGAAGCCCACCAATTGTACGAGACCTACTCGGTTCCCGGTTCGGGAGTGACGGTCTTTCAGGCGGCGACCGCCAATCTCAACCCCTGGACGGAGGCGCAGGTCGACACCGGCAATCCGCAGCGCGGACCGTTGCTCATCGTCTCAGGCGAGTACGACCATACCGTGCCGTGGGCGATCGCGCACGCGTCCTACAAGCAACAGGAGAAAAATCCCGGTGTGACCGAAATTCATGAAATCCCGGGCCGCGGCCACTCCCTCACCATCGACCATGGTTGGCGGGAAGTGGCGGAGACGACGCTGGCGTTTGTCGCCAAACAGATCCGGAATA of Bacteroidota bacterium contains these proteins:
- a CDS encoding alpha/beta hydrolase, with amino-acid sequence MAILSTVLTTKETNEIDRANKSGLQPVVFVHGLWLLSSSWDRWRALFEEKGFITLAPGWPDDPDTVKEAKQDPEVFAHKRIKQVTDHYVRAIRRLRMKPVVIGHSFGGLIAQRLAGEGVAAVTVAIDPAPFRGVLPLPLSALKSGSAVLGNPLNYTRAVPLTYEQFRYSFANAVEENEAHQLYETYSVPGSGVTVFQAATANLNPWTEAQVDTGNPQRGPLLIVSGEYDHTVPWAIAHASYKQQEKNPGVTEIHEIPGRGHSLTIDHGWREVAETTLAFVAKQIRNNQHLHQENEAKRTL